Proteins found in one Corynebacterium freneyi genomic segment:
- the proC gene encoding pyrroline-5-carboxylate reductase, with protein sequence MTRIAVIGGGKIGGALIGGLIDGGVDPKSIYLVQRSPERRKELRDQYGIVDADDAEQAVDGADVVFLCVKPHGIVPLLDEISGVIDEGEGDTIVASMAAGITLEELESVCAVGTPVLRVMPNTPMLVGRGVNAIAPGRFANDDHVAQVEALLEKVGHVEVVEEKQMDAVTAVSGSGPAYFFQFVEAMVDAGVTLGLKRDQAQRLATATAAGAAEMMMAEGADPVSLRADVSSPGGTTAAATSTFEEEGLRRAVIRAMRACRDKSAAMGRPAGK encoded by the coding sequence ATGACACGAATTGCTGTTATCGGCGGAGGAAAGATCGGCGGCGCCCTCATCGGCGGCCTCATCGACGGTGGCGTGGACCCCAAGTCCATCTACCTGGTGCAGCGGTCGCCCGAGCGCCGCAAGGAGCTGCGCGACCAGTACGGCATCGTCGACGCCGACGACGCCGAGCAGGCGGTGGACGGCGCGGACGTGGTGTTCCTGTGCGTGAAGCCCCACGGCATCGTCCCGTTGCTCGACGAGATCTCCGGCGTCATCGACGAGGGCGAGGGCGACACCATCGTCGCGTCCATGGCCGCCGGCATCACCCTGGAGGAGCTCGAGTCGGTCTGCGCCGTCGGCACCCCCGTCCTGCGCGTCATGCCCAACACCCCGATGCTGGTCGGCCGCGGCGTCAACGCCATCGCCCCCGGCCGCTTCGCCAACGACGACCACGTCGCCCAGGTCGAGGCGCTGCTGGAGAAGGTCGGCCACGTCGAGGTCGTCGAGGAAAAGCAGATGGACGCCGTCACCGCGGTGTCCGGCTCTGGCCCGGCGTACTTCTTCCAGTTCGTCGAAGCGATGGTCGACGCCGGCGTCACCCTGGGCCTCAAGCGCGACCAGGCCCAGCGTCTGGCCACCGCCACCGCCGCCGGCGCCGCCGAAATGATGATGGCCGAGGGCGCCGACCCCGTGTCCCTGCGCGCCGACGTGTCCTCCCCGGGCGGCACCACCGCCGCCGCGACGAGCACGTTCGAAGAGGAGGGACTGCGCCGCGCGGTCATTCGGGCCATGCGCGCGTGCCGCGACAAGTCGGCCGCCATGGGGCGCCCGGCCGGTAAGTAG